The genomic segment CTGATAGAGAAGACCTCCACCGAAAATTGCGGGTTTGCCCGTATGTAGCGCGAGAAGAGCGGGACAAAAATCGTCTGTGCCAGATCAAATGGCACGCCTACGCGAATATGTCCTGAGGCTTGGGATGCACTCCCGGCCACGCCTTCCTGAATGCGCTTCGCTTCCGCGACCAGAGATTTGGCCTGCTCATAGCAGGACTGACCCGCGTCCGTTAACGTGAAGACCCGGGAAGAGCGGTGGATCAGCTGAACGCCCAATTCGCGCTCCAGCACGCTGATGCGCCGCGAGAGAGTTGAGGCAGGCATCCCGAGAGCTGTCGCCGCGCGGCCGAAATTGCGCGTATTAGCAACTTCGACGAACAAGGCCAGGTCTGCAAGAAAACGCATCAAATCCCTCACTCTCCTGATTGCAGCTTCAAACGCCGCGCGAGCTCACAGCATCTGGTGATTCTTGCATCTCGCACCGAACAATCATCCATTCCGTTCTTCCCCCATTAAAAATGACATCCAAACCGTGCCTCGCCCCGCATCCAATCACTTCGGAGAGCATCAGAGGTCTTCAAGGGATGTCACGCTATCCCGTGGCAGCTCGCATTTGGTTTAGTGCAACTCCTGTTTGCCCGGAAAGAAGTCTGACAGGCCGTGAAACGAAAGAGTCAAATCGCTCTCGTGACAAGATGGCTCTCGGCGCTCGCGGTCATTCACATGTGGCCTATGGGCGCTTTGGCTCAGAGCGCGCCTCCCTATCATGCCGCCTCGGACGCTCTGCACAGCTCCACGCGGGTTAAAGGCGGCGGAGCGCTCGGTGTCCGACGCACGGCAGATGCAGAGCCCATGCCGCCGGCGGTCGATGGAAAGGAAACCAACGAACCTCCACTAGCCGGATTCCCGCTCACAACGAACGCAGATCTGCCCATCCTCTCAAACTTCCCGTCATACCGCCATCCTGCGGCCTCCGTCTGCGGAAACACAAAATTGAACCCCCAGGTAAGAGAAGCGCTCCGTCTGGTCTGCGACAAGCCGATAGAGGAGCAAACACCTGCATCAGCACGTGGATTGATCGTCATTGGCTTTCTGGGAGGGTTCGTCGAGGCTCGCGAGTCCAAACACCCGGAAGTCTGGTTCAGTTACTTCCTGCGAGAACGCTACCCGTCCGCGCTCGAGGTTGCGGCCTTCTCAAATCGCAACAGCAGACAAGCGATGGCGACGGTCCTGCAGGCACTCGATCTCGATCATGACGGACTTCTTGCAGCCGATGAGAAGAGCCACGCAAGGATCATCATTTACGGCCACAGCTGGGGAGCGTCAGAAGCGGTGGCGTTTGCGCAAGACCTCAATCAAATTGGCATCCCCGTTCTGCTCACCATCCAGATTGACATCGTGCGCAAACCCGGCCAACACCCGACCGTCGTACCACCAAATGTTCATGCAGCCATCAATCTCTTTCAGTCGGAGGGCCTGCTGCACGGTCGATCGGAAATCACCGCCGAAGACCCGGATCGCACCCGGATCATTGGAAACTTCCATATGAAGTACGATGGCCAGCACATCGACTGTCGCAATTACCCCTTCTTCCCACGAACGTTCAACAAGCCTCACCACGAAATTGAAAACGATGCCCGGGTTTGGAACCAGGTAGCCACCGTCATCGAAGGACAGGTCTCCTCACTCGCAACTCCATCGGCGCAAACCGCAGCGCACTGAAGTCTGAGTACGGATTTCAGCGGACGCGGCGCAGAATGGATTCGGCCTGGCGGAGATCTTCGATGAATGCGCGCCGCTCGCGCTCGCGGTCTTCGTGAGTCCTGGCGCGCAGAATCGCAGAGGGATGAATCGTCGCGAGAAGCGGTGGCAGCCCCGCAGCGTGCTGCAGCACTCCTCTCGATTGCGTGACGCGGAATTGCGCGCCCAGCAGCGCCTGTGCCGCGCTCGAACCGAGACATACGATCAATCTCGGCTCTACGGCCTGAATCTCCGCCTGCAACCAAGGATTGCACGCACGAATCTCGCGCACGCCAGGCTTCTTATGTAGGCGGATTTTGCCTCGCGGCTCCCATTTGAAGTGCTTCACCGCGTTGGTCACGTAGACCTGCGAGCGATCGATGCCCGCTTCCTCAAGACACTCATCCAGCAGCTTGCCTGCTGGTCCCACGAACGGACGGCCTTGCTTGTCTTCCTGGTCGCCGGGCTGCTCGCCCACCATCATCAATTCGACGCCGGCCACATCGCCAGGCCCGGCATCTCGCATCCCAAACACCGCCTGCGTAGCGTTGCGATAAAGATCGCACCCGCGACACTCCTGCACCGCGTCGGTCAGCACAGACAAATCGCGCGAATCAGGAACATACTTAGCCGCACTGTTCTTAAGATCGGGCATACGTGCATCGCATCCTCTCAGGCAGGCAATTCGGCGGACGTGGGAAAGTTGTGCTGTTCACGTCCCAGTTCGCCGTCATACTTCACCGTGCTCTTATATAACTCATAACGCCCGTCATTGAAACGGCGTCCATGCTCGCGCAGAGCATTCAACTGCTCCGTCGCCAACGGCTTGAAGTCATGCAGAATGCGCAGATTCTGGTCGAGCACTTCCATCGAGTCCATACCGGAGATCGTGGTGGAGACTCCAGGAATGCTCATCGCATACGACAGAGCTTCGCTCGGCGTGAGCGCTCCATGCACGATGGCCTCGCCCGAACCTCCCATACTCTTCATCGAGAACACCGCCATCCCTTTCTGCACCGCCACAGGAACCACCTCGCGCTCGAACGATCGAAACGAAGGATCGAACGCATTGATCGGCATCTGCACCGCGTCAAAGGGAAAGCCCCGATGAATCATGTCCAGGTGAATGGAAGGATCCTTGTGTCCGGTGAATCCCACGAAGCGCACTTTGCCCTGCTGCTTCGCGGCGGCCAGCGCTTCAACCGCTCCATCGTGATCGTACGCGCGCTCCGGGTCGTTGTAGTAGACCACTTCGTGGATTTGCCACACGTCCAGATGGTCAGTCTGCAGTCGCGTGAGTGACTCCTCCAGCTGCTTCATCGCGACGTCCTTCTTGCGTCCGTGCGTGCACAGCTTCGTCATCACGATCGCCTGGTCGCGCTTTCCCTTGAGAGCAGTGCCAAGGCGCTCTTCGCTCATGCCCTTGTGATACTCCCACGCGTTGTCAAAGAAGTTGATGCCACGATCGAGAGCCTTCGCAACCATGTTGTTCACTTCGCTCTGCCCGGACGCGGTGCCGAGGTGATAGCCGCCCACCCCTAGGATCGAAACCTGCAGGCCCGTCTTACCCATCGGGCGCTTCGGCGATTGAAACTCGGGCACAGCATCTTCTCCATAACGGCCACTGAAGTTCGGAATAATGGGATTGGCAGAGCCCGCAGGATCATGAGCGTGCGCTGTGGCAGAGCCCGATTGTCCTTCCGAACCGGCTGCAGCCGAAGCGGTAATAACAGTAGAGGCGCCGGCCATCGCCGCCCCCTGCAGAAACCTGCGGCGCGATAGCTCCGATTGCGAAACCGCTTGATCTTTGCACTGCGTACGAATGTCTGAATTAGTTCTTATCGGCATCGCGCGAGCTCCACAAAATGAGATAGAAGCAGATCAAAGAGCTCAGGCCCCCGGTGAATCCGTCACCTGCGGATAGGGCCGGCCAGTGTTCTGCGTAGAGTGGATCATCTGCTGCACTTCCACCTGCTTCGGATCCAATGGGAACTCATGAGCGATGCGCGCTTCCGGGTTATCGAATTTGATCGACACCTTGTAAAGCTCGAACTGCCCATCACCTGCATAGGGTTTCGCGCGCTCACGCAGCTTCTGCATTTCTTCTTGACTGAGCGGCGTGAATCCTTGCGCCACCTTGAGATTTTGCTCCAAGATCTCCGGCTCTGAAACTCCAGAGAGCGTCACCGCAACCGGCAGCGACATCGCGTAACCCAGCAGCTCCTGCGCGGTAAACACGCCCTTCTGCACGGGCTCGCCGTGCCCTCCAATCGGCTTCATCCCGATCGGAGCAATGCCGCGCTGGTTCAGCACAGGAAGCACTTTCTGCTCGAAACTGTGGAAGTTCGCGTCGAAAGGATTCAGCGGCATCTGCACGGCATCGAAGGCAAATCCCGTCTTGAGCATCGCCAGGTGAATATCGGGATCCTTGTGGCCGGTAAATCCGGTAAAGCGAACCTTGCCATCCTTCTTCGCCTTCTCAAGAGCCTCCGCCGCTCCGCCGGGGCGAATGAATAAATCGGGGTCGTTCGGAAAACTCACGCCGTGAATCTGCCATAGATCAAGATGATCGGTTTGCAGCCGGCGAAGGCTCTGCTCCAGCATCTGCATGGCCAGGCTGGCGTCGCGCCCGTGCGTGCAGACCTTGGTCATCAGGAAAGCCTTGTCTCGCGCGCCCTTCAGCCCCTTGCCGAGCCAACCCTCCGACTTGCCGCGGTTGTATTCCCAGCAGCAATCGAAGAACGTGATTCCGCCATCCAGCGCACGATGGACAATTTCAACCGCCGTCTGTTCGTCTTTAGCGGCGCCCAGGTGATGACCGCCCAGCCCCAGCGCTGACACCTTTACGCCGGTCTTCCCAAACGGCCTCGTTGGAATCGCGCCGGAACCCGCCATCTTCACCTCGCACTAAGCTTGCCGCCCTCTAAGAGACCGGTGGCCGCACCCGAGCTTGGATTGCCGAAAGAGTTGGAGAGTTGGCTGTATTTCTCTGAATCGCATGGCCCTTCAAGAAAGCAGCCCACCACAAATCCATCGAAAGTATGACCTCTCCCCCCATCGCCGGGAGGATGACCGTCATACATTTCAGGCTTGAAACTCATTTCAAAGTAGGCTTTTCGCATACCCCTAAGTCAAAAGCACAAGCTCACAAAAATGGGCACAGCAATACACGGGCGCCGTCCACGCAGGCGGCTACAACCCTTTTTCGGAGAATCCAGATGCGCAAGCTGTTCTTCCTCATCGTGTGCCTCGCGGCCATGGCGCCCCTCGGCGCCGCGCAGAGTAACCTCGCTCTGATCCGCGGTTCCGTCCTCGATCCCCAGAGCCACGTCGTTCCCAACGCGCACATCCACATCACTGCGAAAGATACGGGCGCCCAGCGTGAGGTCACGTCAAACGCCAGTGGCCTGTATGAAATCGCCGGCCTGCTGCCTGGCTCCTATCAGGTTTCTGTGGATGCAACAGGCTTCCGTCAAACAGAGCAGACCATCGATCTTGAAGTCGGACAGCAGGCCACAATCGACGTGCGTCTTGGCCTCGGTGGCGAAAGCCAGACCGTGACCGTCCAGGCGTCGCAGGGCGAGTTGCTCAAGACACAGGATTCCAGCGTCGGCGCTACTGTCGACCAGCGCTCCGTCGATTCCCTGCCCCTGAACGGCCGCATGATGATCGACCTCGTGCTCACCGTACCCGGCGCACACATCAGCCACGGCGCTGGCACGGGCGACATGAATCCGCTCTACTGGCGCCCCGGCCAGCGCTCCGCCGTCTCCATCGGCGGCTCGCGCCCCAACGCCAACTACTTCCTGCTCGACGGCGCAACCAACACAGACCCCACCTTCAACACCCAGAACATCAGCGCGTCGCCCGACGCCGTGCAGGAGTTCCAGGTACAGACCGGCAGCTACTCGGCCGAGATGGGTGGCGCAGGCGGCGGCCAGATCAACATCGTTACTCGCTCCGGAACCGGCACTTGGCATGGCACCGCTTACGAGTTCCTGCGCAATGGCGCAATGGACGCGTCTACGTTCAACTCCATGGGCAACAATTTCCTCGTCCAGAACAACTTCGGCGGCAGCATCGGTGGACCTCTTCCTCACCTGGGTAAGACCTTCATCTTCGTCAACTACGAAGGCCTCCGCCACGTCGAAACCATGGCGATGGTCGACACAGTCCCCACGGAAGAAGAAGTGGGCGGCGACTTCAGCCAGAGCGGTGTGGACATCTACGATCCCAATACCACGCGTGACAATCCTGACTTCAATCCGGGGCTGCCGGCCAGCAAGTCAAATCCGAAGGTCATTCGCGATCAGTTCCAGTACAGGGGCGTGCTGAACGTCATTCCCCCGGACCGCCTGCAGCAGGCGCCTTCCATCATGCTGCAGAAGTACACGCCGCGTCCCAACACAATGGACATGGGCAGCATGACCATGATGGGCCAGCCCACCGTTATTGGCGCCGGCAACGACGCGAACAATTATCTCGACCTGCGCAAGCAGCGCATGAACACCGATCAGGGCACCATCCGCGTTGACCACAACTTTGGCAACAACGACTCGGCTTACTTCCGCTACTCCGCCGGGGGTGAGTACGGGTTCCACCCCGTCGGACTGCCCGGATTCGGCTTCTACCACGATGATCTGGCGCAGAACGGCATCCTCGCCTGGACCCATGTCTTCAACTCGCACATGGTCAACACCTTCTCGGGCGCCATCTCGCGCCTCGTCATGATGCACAGCACTGAAAGCGCCTACAAGAATGACATCGTCACCGAGCTCGGCCTTCACGGCACCGGCTTCGGCGGACCCGGCGCGTGGGGTGCTCCTTACTTCACCGTGCAGGGATTCTCTCCCATGGGCGATCAGTTCAGCGCCACTCCCATGCACGCCTGGGACACGGTCGTTGAAGGCCGCGATTCGCTGAGCTGGCAGCTTGGCCGCCACTCACTCAAATTCGGTGGCGCGTATCAAAAATTCATTTGGCCCATGTGGGGATTCTTCCAGAACCGCGGGTTCTATCAGTTCACCAACGGATTCACCACGAAGTACGCCCTCAACGACGGCAAGACCGGTGCATCGCTTGCCAGCTTCCTGCTCGGCTTGCCTGCGGCGCGCCAGGGCCAGGCCGGGGTTCCCCAGATGGACCTGCGCCAGTGGTACGCGAACGGCTACGGCCAGGATTCGTGGCGGCTCAGCTCGACCACAACTCTGACCTACGGCCTGCGCTACGAGTACATGGCTCCACTTGTTGATATCGAATACACCAATTCAAACCTCGACCTCTCCGGCCCCGACCCGCATATTTTCATCGGCGGCCAGAATGGCTACCCGAAGGGCCTGATGTACGCGCCCCGCACCAACTTCGCGCCGCGCCTGGGTCTAGCGCAAAACTTCCCATCTGTGGGCTTGGTCGCTCACGTCGCCTACGGCATCTTCTACACACCGGTCGACATGAACACATGGTGCAACCAGCGCCACAATGTTCCTTATGTGTTCCCATTGACCTCGCAAAGCGATCCCTTCATTCCGAGCATCGTCGGCGTTCCAACCCCCCTTGACTTCCCCGACCCCGTGCTTGGCAAGTCCGTCGTGAGCTTCACCGGCATGCAGCTTCACGCCCCGGCTCAATACATCCAGCAGTGGAGCGCCTCGGTTGAAAAGCAGCTCGGGAAAGAAACGACTCTTGAACTCGGTTACCTGGGGTCCGGCGGATTCCACCTACAGCGCTCGCATCTGATCAACAACGCGGAGCCGGGCCCCGGTCTCATCCAACCGCGCCGTCACTACTATGTCAACAATGGGCCAGGGTTCAGCTTTGTGCCCAACTCCACCTTCCCGCCTACGGTAAAACTATCTCCAACGTTCGACGGACACGTTCCGGTTAGCACGGTCAACCTGCTCGAAAACACCGCGCAGAGCTGGTATGACGCCGGCTACGTCAATGTCCGCCGTCGTTACTCCAACGGTCTGAGCTTCCTCGCCAACTACACGTGGGCCAAGGCGCTCACTAACGCACCTGACTTCCGCTCGCCCATGTTCGAGTCCGCCATTCCGCAAAACAACGACGACCTGCAGGCCGAGAAGGGGCCTGGCTGCGACGTGCGCCATCGCGGCGCTATCAGCGCTGTCTACAGCCCGCATGCGTGGAACCGCAATAACTTCACGCACGCACTCACAAAAGACTGGCGCACCTCCATCGTCTACCAGGTACAGACGGGCTTCCCCCTCACCATCTCCGTCTTCGGCGACACCGCCAATGCCGGCACGGTCGTCGGCGAGAACCCAATCCGCGCCAACTACACCGGCAAACCCATCTTCACGAGTGGAACAAAGAACTCAACCACCTGGTTCAACCCCGCAGCGTTCGCCACGCCGCCTGCCTACACCTACGGCAACGTCGGCCGTAACACGGTCTATGGACCCGGCACCACAACCACGGACTTCGGCGTGGTCCGCGAATTCTCCATCGCTGAAAAGGCGCGCTTCGAAGGCCGCGCCGAGTTCTTCAACCTCTTCAACCACACCAACCTCGGCACGCCCAACCGCTTCGTCAACACAGCGAGTTTCGGTAGCATCACCGAGGCATCCACTCCCGGCCGCGAAATACAGTTGAGCGCGCGGCTGTCCTTCTAAATTTGCGTCCGATTCAGGGAAGGCGCTCTCTCAGAGAGCGCCCATTTTTTTGCGTTGAGAACCGCTCCACCTTCACGAGTGCACAACCGTGGCATGAGCCTTTCCCTGGAGCCTTCCCGCCCGCAGATCCCGTCTCTTCATCAGCAGAAAGAACACCGGCACCAGAATCAGAACGTGAATCGTTGAAGTGATCATCCCGCCCAGGATCGGCGCGGCAATCGGCTTCATCACATCCGATCCGATCCCCGACTCCCAGAGAATCGGGGCCAGGCTGAGTATCACCGCCGTCACCGTCATGAGCTTTGGACGCAGACGCTGCACAGCCCCCGCAATCGTCGCCTGCACAAGATCAGCCTCCGTCAGCGGCGTGTTCTGCTGCAGCCGCTCCTCCAACGCTTCATGCAGATAAACAACCATCACCACACCGGTTTCCACCGCAATCCCAAACAATGCGATGTAACCCACCCAAACCGCCACGCTGAAGTTGTAACCCAGAAACCACTGCAGCAACAGCCCGCCTGACATCGCGTAGAACGTCGGGAAGATCAGAACCGCAGCCTCAGCAACGGACTTGAAGACGAGGTACAGCAGAAGGAAGATAACGAAGAACACGATCGGCAGAATGATCAGGAGCCGCTCCTTCGCACGCATCTCGAACTCGTACTCTCCCGCCCAGCGCCACGTATATCCCGCGGGCAACGCGATCTTCTGACGCATGAGCGCATTCGCGCGATTGACAAATCCGCCGTAGTCGCTTGTCTTCAGGTTGAGATAGACGTACCCGGTAAGCGAGCCATCCTCATCGCGAATCATCGCCGGTCCTCGCGAGTAGTAAACTCGCGCGACTTCGCTCACTGGAATCTGCTCACCCATCGGCGTCGGAATCAACGCCTGCGACAGGCTATCCGAGCTGCTGCGGAAATCGTGCAGATAGCGCACTGCGATAGGAAACCGCTGCCGCCCCTCGATGTTCTCCGCAATATTCATTCCCCCGATCTCCGACGACACAACGCGCTGCACATCGCCAACTGTCAGTCCATAGCGCGCCGCCGCGGGCCGGTTCACGTCCACATTTAGATAGAACCCCTGCGACACACGCTCGGCATACACTGAGCGCGCTTCCGGCATTGCGGAAAGAACTTGCTGCATCTGTGCGCCGAGATCCTGTATCCGCGCCACATCCGGCCCCTGGATCTTGATGCCAATCGCCGTCTTGATCCCGGTCAGTTCCATGTCCAGCCGATTCTCCACCGGCATCGTCCACGTATTCGTGAGCCCCGGAAACTGCAGCTTCTCATCCATGTCGCGAATCAGTTTCTCGTAAGTCATGCCCGCGCGCCACTGCTCGCGCGGCTTCAGCATGATCGTCGTGTCATACATATCGAGCGGAGCGTTGTCAGTCGGGCTATCGGATCGGCCCACCGTTCCGAACACCGTCGAAACCTCAGGAAACGACCGTATGATCCGATCCTGCTGCTGCATGAGCGAAACAGCCTGCGTGATCGAAATCCCCGGCAGAGAACTAGGCATGTATAGCGACGATCCCTCATACAACGCCGGCATGAATTGGCTGCCAAGCTTGAACCAGATCGGAACCGTCGCACCAAGGAATAGCAGGTTGATCACCACCGCGATCTTCCAGTGGCGCAGGCACCAGCGCAGCACTGGCAGATAGATCGCCTGGCTCACGCGCGCAGCAGGATTCTTCGCCTCCGGCAGCAACCTGCCACGCAGGAAGAACGGCATCAGCGCAGGCACCAGCGTGATCGAAAGCAGTGACGAGAAGATCAGCGCCAGCGTCTTGGTCCATGCCAGCGGCCGGAACATGCGCCCTTCCTGCGCCTCAAGCAGAAACACCGGCAGGAATGACACAACAATAATGATGAGCGAATAGAACAAAGCCGGCCCTACTTGCTGCGCCGCACCAACCAGGATCCCCCGCCGCTCCTCACCACGAATCCGCTCTGCTCCGTCGCGCTCGGCGAGATGCCGGTAGCCATTCTCGACCATCACGATAGCCGCGTCGATGAGCACGCCGATGGCCAGCGCCAGCCCTCCAAGCGACATGATGTTCGAGCTCACCTGCAGGTAGTACATGGGGATGAACGCAGCCAGGACAGCGATCGGCAACGTAATGATCGGAACCAGCGCCGAACGAAAGTGGAAGAGAAAGAAGATACTCACGAAGCTGACGATGATGGCCTCGATAATGAGGTCGCGCTTCAGCGTGTGAATCGACTGATTGATAAGCCACGAGCGGTCGTAGCCCGTCACAATCTCGACGCCTGCCGGCAGAGACGGCCCGATCTCCTTGAGCTTCGCCTTCACGCCTTCGATAACATTCAGCGCATTCGTTCCATAGCGCATCACCACGATGCCGCCGACGGTCTCGCCCTCGCCCTGCCAGTCTGCCGCGCCACGGCGCACGTCGGGCCCAAGCGTCACCGTACCCAGA from the Occallatibacter riparius genome contains:
- a CDS encoding aldo/keto reductase; amino-acid sequence: MPEFQSPKRPMGKTGLQVSILGVGGYHLGTASGQSEVNNMVAKALDRGINFFDNAWEYHKGMSEERLGTALKGKRDQAIVMTKLCTHGRKKDVAMKQLEESLTRLQTDHLDVWQIHEVVYYNDPERAYDHDGAVEALAAAKQQGKVRFVGFTGHKDPSIHLDMIHRGFPFDAVQMPINAFDPSFRSFEREVVPVAVQKGMAVFSMKSMGGSGEAIVHGALTPSEALSYAMSIPGVSTTISGMDSMEVLDQNLRILHDFKPLATEQLNALREHGRRFNDGRYELYKSTVKYDGELGREQHNFPTSAELPA
- a CDS encoding aldo/keto reductase, whose amino-acid sequence is MAGSGAIPTRPFGKTGVKVSALGLGGHHLGAAKDEQTAVEIVHRALDGGITFFDCCWEYNRGKSEGWLGKGLKGARDKAFLMTKVCTHGRDASLAMQMLEQSLRRLQTDHLDLWQIHGVSFPNDPDLFIRPGGAAEALEKAKKDGKVRFTGFTGHKDPDIHLAMLKTGFAFDAVQMPLNPFDANFHSFEQKVLPVLNQRGIAPIGMKPIGGHGEPVQKGVFTAQELLGYAMSLPVAVTLSGVSEPEILEQNLKVAQGFTPLSQEEMQKLRERAKPYAGDGQFELYKVSIKFDNPEARIAHEFPLDPKQVEVQQMIHSTQNTGRPYPQVTDSPGA
- a CDS encoding TonB-dependent receptor, with protein sequence MRKLFFLIVCLAAMAPLGAAQSNLALIRGSVLDPQSHVVPNAHIHITAKDTGAQREVTSNASGLYEIAGLLPGSYQVSVDATGFRQTEQTIDLEVGQQATIDVRLGLGGESQTVTVQASQGELLKTQDSSVGATVDQRSVDSLPLNGRMMIDLVLTVPGAHISHGAGTGDMNPLYWRPGQRSAVSIGGSRPNANYFLLDGATNTDPTFNTQNISASPDAVQEFQVQTGSYSAEMGGAGGGQINIVTRSGTGTWHGTAYEFLRNGAMDASTFNSMGNNFLVQNNFGGSIGGPLPHLGKTFIFVNYEGLRHVETMAMVDTVPTEEEVGGDFSQSGVDIYDPNTTRDNPDFNPGLPASKSNPKVIRDQFQYRGVLNVIPPDRLQQAPSIMLQKYTPRPNTMDMGSMTMMGQPTVIGAGNDANNYLDLRKQRMNTDQGTIRVDHNFGNNDSAYFRYSAGGEYGFHPVGLPGFGFYHDDLAQNGILAWTHVFNSHMVNTFSGAISRLVMMHSTESAYKNDIVTELGLHGTGFGGPGAWGAPYFTVQGFSPMGDQFSATPMHAWDTVVEGRDSLSWQLGRHSLKFGGAYQKFIWPMWGFFQNRGFYQFTNGFTTKYALNDGKTGASLASFLLGLPAARQGQAGVPQMDLRQWYANGYGQDSWRLSSTTTLTYGLRYEYMAPLVDIEYTNSNLDLSGPDPHIFIGGQNGYPKGLMYAPRTNFAPRLGLAQNFPSVGLVAHVAYGIFYTPVDMNTWCNQRHNVPYVFPLTSQSDPFIPSIVGVPTPLDFPDPVLGKSVVSFTGMQLHAPAQYIQQWSASVEKQLGKETTLELGYLGSGGFHLQRSHLINNAEPGPGLIQPRRHYYVNNGPGFSFVPNSTFPPTVKLSPTFDGHVPVSTVNLLENTAQSWYDAGYVNVRRRYSNGLSFLANYTWAKALTNAPDFRSPMFESAIPQNNDDLQAEKGPGCDVRHRGAISAVYSPHAWNRNNFTHALTKDWRTSIVYQVQTGFPLTISVFGDTANAGTVVGENPIRANYTGKPIFTSGTKNSTTWFNPAAFATPPAYTYGNVGRNTVYGPGTTTTDFGVVREFSIAEKARFEGRAEFFNLFNHTNLGTPNRFVNTASFGSITEASTPGREIQLSARLSF
- a CDS encoding UdgX family uracil-DNA binding protein (This protein belongs to the uracil DNA glycosylase superfamily, members of which act in excision repair of DNA. However, it belongs more specifically to UdgX branch, whose founding member was found to bind uracil in DNA (where it does not belong), without cleaving it, appears to promote DNA repair by a pathway involving RecA, rather than base excision.), which encodes MPDLKNSAAKYVPDSRDLSVLTDAVQECRGCDLYRNATQAVFGMRDAGPGDVAGVELMMVGEQPGDQEDKQGRPFVGPAGKLLDECLEEAGIDRSQVYVTNAVKHFKWEPRGKIRLHKKPGVREIRACNPWLQAEIQAVEPRLIVCLGSSAAQALLGAQFRVTQSRGVLQHAAGLPPLLATIHPSAILRARTHEDRERERRAFIEDLRQAESILRRVR
- a CDS encoding efflux RND transporter permease subunit; translation: MISRTIAWCARNPFLVFTGAILLTFAGAWSLGRVPLDALPDISDVQVVVHTNWPAEPPDVVEDQVTYPIVTALLSAPHVKSVRAQTMFGDSCVFVVFDDSTDLYWARSRVSEYLQQLAGRLPTGVNPVIGPDATGAGWVYEYAIVDRSHTHSLADLRSLQDWFLRYQLETVPGVAEVASIGGFVRQYQVNLDPQKLFVYGISASTVIDRVRQSTNEVGGDVLESGGAEYMIRGLGYLRNVADLESVPVASKNGTPVLVRDLGTVTLGPDVRRGAADWQGEGETVGGIVVMRYGTNALNVIEGVKAKLKEIGPSLPAGVEIVTGYDRSWLINQSIHTLKRDLIIEAIIVSFVSIFFLFHFRSALVPIITLPIAVLAAFIPMYYLQVSSNIMSLGGLALAIGVLIDAAIVMVENGYRHLAERDGAERIRGEERRGILVGAAQQVGPALFYSLIIIVVSFLPVFLLEAQEGRMFRPLAWTKTLALIFSSLLSITLVPALMPFFLRGRLLPEAKNPAARVSQAIYLPVLRWCLRHWKIAVVINLLFLGATVPIWFKLGSQFMPALYEGSSLYMPSSLPGISITQAVSLMQQQDRIIRSFPEVSTVFGTVGRSDSPTDNAPLDMYDTTIMLKPREQWRAGMTYEKLIRDMDEKLQFPGLTNTWTMPVENRLDMELTGIKTAIGIKIQGPDVARIQDLGAQMQQVLSAMPEARSVYAERVSQGFYLNVDVNRPAAARYGLTVGDVQRVVSSEIGGMNIAENIEGRQRFPIAVRYLHDFRSSSDSLSQALIPTPMGEQIPVSEVARVYYSRGPAMIRDEDGSLTGYVYLNLKTSDYGGFVNRANALMRQKIALPAGYTWRWAGEYEFEMRAKERLLIILPIVFFVIFLLLYLVFKSVAEAAVLIFPTFYAMSGGLLLQWFLGYNFSVAVWVGYIALFGIAVETGVVMVVYLHEALEERLQQNTPLTEADLVQATIAGAVQRLRPKLMTVTAVILSLAPILWESGIGSDVMKPIAAPILGGMITSTIHVLILVPVFFLLMKRRDLRAGRLQGKAHATVVHS